Proteins from one Nakamurella multipartita DSM 44233 genomic window:
- a CDS encoding aspartate aminotransferase family protein, which produces MTASAPARPSSPADHLWMHFTRMSAYAGQPVPTIERGEGCHIWDTDGKRYLDALSGLFVVQAGHGREELAQAAAAQARKLAFFPVWSYAHPTAIELADRLAAAAPGDLNKVFFSTGGGEAVETAWKVAKQYFRLTGRPGKYKVISRAIAYHGTTQGALSITGVPPFKAPFEPLVPGSVRVPNTNFYRAPEFVAGDEKAFGRWAADQVEQAILMEGADTVAAVFVEPVQNAGGCFPPPPGYFERLRQICDAHDVLLVSDEVICAYGRLGTMFGAQKFGYQPDIITSAKGLTSGYSPLGAAIISDRIFEPFATGETTFAHGYTFGGHPVSCAVALANLDIFESEDLLGNVLRREVDFRTTLNRLLDLPIVGDVRGDGFFFGIEMVKDKATKETFTAAESERILRGFVSPALFERGLYCRADDRGDTVVQVAPPLISDQAVFDEIESVLRSVFTDAWAML; this is translated from the coding sequence ATGACCGCCTCCGCTCCGGCCCGCCCGAGCTCACCCGCCGACCACCTGTGGATGCACTTCACCCGCATGTCCGCCTACGCCGGCCAGCCGGTGCCCACCATCGAACGCGGCGAGGGCTGCCACATCTGGGACACCGACGGCAAGCGCTACCTGGACGCGTTGTCCGGGCTGTTCGTCGTGCAGGCCGGCCACGGCCGGGAGGAACTGGCGCAGGCCGCCGCCGCGCAGGCTCGCAAGCTGGCGTTCTTCCCGGTCTGGTCCTACGCCCACCCGACGGCGATCGAGCTGGCCGACCGGCTGGCCGCGGCCGCGCCGGGCGATCTGAACAAGGTGTTCTTCTCCACTGGCGGCGGCGAGGCGGTCGAGACCGCGTGGAAGGTGGCCAAGCAGTACTTCCGGCTGACCGGCCGGCCCGGCAAGTACAAGGTGATCAGCCGGGCCATCGCGTATCACGGCACCACCCAGGGCGCGCTGTCGATCACCGGGGTACCGCCGTTCAAGGCCCCGTTCGAACCGCTCGTGCCCGGCTCGGTGCGCGTGCCCAACACCAACTTCTACCGCGCCCCGGAGTTCGTCGCCGGCGACGAGAAGGCCTTCGGCCGGTGGGCCGCCGACCAGGTGGAGCAAGCCATCCTGATGGAGGGCGCGGACACGGTGGCCGCGGTGTTCGTCGAGCCGGTGCAGAACGCCGGCGGCTGCTTCCCGCCGCCGCCGGGTTATTTCGAGCGGCTGCGGCAGATCTGCGACGCCCACGACGTGTTGCTGGTCAGCGACGAGGTGATCTGCGCCTACGGCCGGCTGGGCACCATGTTCGGCGCCCAGAAGTTCGGCTACCAGCCCGACATCATCACCAGCGCCAAGGGTCTGACCTCCGGTTACTCGCCGCTCGGGGCGGCGATCATCTCCGACCGGATCTTCGAGCCGTTCGCCACCGGCGAGACCACCTTCGCCCACGGCTACACCTTCGGCGGTCACCCGGTGTCCTGCGCGGTGGCGCTGGCCAACCTGGACATCTTCGAGTCCGAGGATCTGCTGGGCAACGTACTGCGCCGCGAGGTGGACTTCCGCACCACCCTGAACCGGTTGCTGGACCTGCCGATCGTCGGCGACGTCCGCGGCGACGGGTTCTTCTTCGGCATCGAGATGGTCAAGGACAAGGCGACCAAGGAGACGTTCACCGCGGCCGAGAGCGAGCGCATCCTGCGCGGTTTCGTCTCGCCGGCATTATTCGAGCGCGGCCTGTACTGCCGGGCCGACGACCGCGGCGACACGGTGGTGCAGGTCGCGCCCCCGCTGATCAGCGATCAGGCGGTGTTCGACGAGATCGAATCAGTGCTGCGGTCGGTGTTCACCGACGCCTGGGCCATGCTCTGA
- a CDS encoding Lrp/AsnC family transcriptional regulator codes for MPLHDDPEPVAVDPPGRIVLDEVSKKIIEQLQQDGRRPYASIAAAVGLSEAAVRQRVQRLLRAGVVQIVAVTNPLHVGFTRQAMVGIRVDGPIDPVVAAVSALDEVSYVVVTAGSFDLLVEVVCTDDEHLLRVINHHLRAVDGVRSTETFVYLDLSKQTYTWGTR; via the coding sequence ATGCCCCTTCATGATGATCCGGAGCCAGTGGCGGTCGACCCGCCCGGGCGCATCGTCCTGGACGAGGTGTCCAAGAAGATCATCGAGCAGTTGCAGCAGGACGGCCGCCGGCCCTACGCCAGCATCGCCGCGGCCGTCGGGCTGTCGGAAGCCGCGGTACGGCAACGGGTTCAGCGGCTGCTGCGGGCCGGCGTGGTGCAGATCGTGGCGGTCACCAACCCGTTGCACGTCGGATTCACCCGCCAGGCCATGGTCGGGATCCGGGTGGACGGCCCGATCGATCCGGTCGTCGCGGCGGTGTCCGCCCTGGACGAGGTGTCCTACGTCGTGGTCACCGCCGGATCGTTCGACCTGCTGGTCGAGGTGGTCTGCACCGACGACGAGCACCTGCTCCGCGTGATCAACCACCACCTGCGCGCCGTCGACGGCGTCCGCAGCACCGAAACGTTCGTCTATCTCGACCTGTCCAAGCAGACCTACACCTGGGGAACCCGATGA
- the speB gene encoding agmatinase — protein MARYGSMYGPDITFTGVPRCDLADPASYTDAVAVILGAPYDAGTSYRAGARMGPMALRSCDYSEHTGSRPHLALRVDPLLDLGVVDAGDVEMAPTETQRSLAALQDAVLTLARAGKIPVVLGGDHTVAQPDITALAEHFGYGRLAVIHFDAHADTGDIQFGSLYGHGLPMRRVIESGAVRGEKFLQIGLRGYWPEPPELAWMAEQGMRCYEMAEIARRGLDRVLTEAMTIATQDTDGVYLSVDIDVCDPAAAPGTGTPEPGGLTARELLDAVRRIGRAVPLVGLEIVEVAPPYDHADITAMLGNRVVLETLSGIARRRADAAAGTVWDEATPLMAGRVSAAPPPVEPPEHERSL, from the coding sequence ATGGCCAGATACGGCTCGATGTACGGACCGGACATCACCTTCACCGGGGTGCCGCGCTGCGACCTGGCTGATCCGGCCAGCTATACCGACGCGGTCGCGGTGATCCTGGGGGCGCCGTACGACGCCGGCACCTCATACCGGGCCGGGGCGCGGATGGGGCCGATGGCCCTGCGCAGCTGCGATTACTCCGAGCACACCGGCTCCCGGCCGCACCTGGCCCTGCGGGTGGATCCGCTGCTGGACCTCGGGGTCGTCGACGCCGGTGACGTCGAGATGGCCCCGACCGAGACCCAGCGGTCATTGGCCGCCCTGCAGGACGCCGTGCTGACGCTGGCCCGGGCCGGCAAGATCCCGGTCGTGCTGGGTGGTGACCACACCGTCGCCCAGCCCGACATCACCGCACTGGCCGAGCATTTCGGCTACGGTCGGCTGGCCGTCATCCACTTCGATGCGCACGCCGACACCGGCGACATCCAGTTCGGCTCGCTGTACGGGCACGGCCTGCCGATGCGCCGGGTGATCGAGTCCGGCGCGGTGCGGGGCGAGAAGTTCCTGCAGATCGGCCTGCGCGGGTATTGGCCGGAACCGCCCGAGCTGGCCTGGATGGCCGAGCAGGGCATGCGCTGCTACGAGATGGCCGAGATTGCCCGCCGTGGCCTGGATCGCGTGCTCACCGAGGCCATGACGATCGCCACCCAGGACACCGACGGGGTCTACCTGTCGGTGGACATCGATGTCTGCGACCCGGCCGCCGCGCCCGGTACCGGCACCCCCGAACCCGGCGGGCTGACCGCCCGCGAACTGCTCGACGCGGTCCGGCGGATCGGCCGGGCGGTGCCGTTGGTGGGCCTGGAAATCGTCGAGGTGGCCCCGCCGTACGACCACGCGGACATCACGGCGATGCTGGGCAACCGGGTGGTGCTGGAAACCCTGTCCGGCATCGCCCGCCGCCGGGCCGACGCGGCCGCCGGCACCGTCTGGGACGAGGCGACCCCGCTGATGGCCGGCCGGGTGTCGGCCGCCCCGCCGCCGGTGGAGCCACCGGAGCACGAGCGCTCGCTCTGA
- a CDS encoding cytochrome P450 translates to MTAPAHPSTAPLAPEAPLPVRDKLAALRVFHTGPGKVAAAAGPVALLTFTPRWLIPRYAMVCSPRGARDVLGRTDGAFDKQHIVHRQSQAFGRNVFNLPHEPWLGRRRLLQPLFTRRHVAEYAGHMSTSAARLADDWIARGTVDLDEQTRRLTLQVIGRSVFGLDLGERADELGPPVKLVLQWLTGRSRRPVRAPGWLPTPARHRMRTSLGQIRAVIDEAIDAARMDPGRDAGLVTLLLAADDPETGVRLTDEQIRDELFVFLIAGRDTTSTTLAFSLWSLGRDPVLQERVAQEVSGLGPRALTVDDLPKLAFTARVIHEALRLCPPAPIIVRSAMQDATVDGVRIPAGTQVIVGAYAMHHDPSLWSEPELFDPDRFAGYRPVGDDRWRFLPFGAGPRSCIGDHFAMLETTLGLATIIGRTRVESLDADFPIGLPFTLTAGGPVPARITSRS, encoded by the coding sequence ATGACCGCCCCGGCACACCCCAGCACCGCGCCCCTGGCCCCTGAGGCGCCGCTGCCCGTGCGGGACAAGCTGGCCGCCCTCCGGGTGTTCCATACCGGGCCGGGGAAGGTGGCCGCGGCGGCCGGACCGGTGGCCCTGCTGACGTTCACCCCTCGGTGGCTGATTCCGCGATACGCGATGGTCTGCTCACCGCGGGGTGCCCGGGACGTCCTGGGCCGGACCGACGGCGCATTCGACAAGCAGCACATCGTGCACCGGCAGAGTCAGGCCTTCGGGCGCAACGTGTTCAACCTGCCGCACGAGCCCTGGCTGGGTCGACGGCGGCTGCTGCAACCACTGTTCACTCGCCGCCACGTGGCCGAGTACGCCGGCCACATGTCCACCTCGGCCGCCCGGCTGGCCGACGACTGGATCGCGCGCGGGACCGTCGATCTGGACGAGCAGACCCGGCGTCTGACCTTGCAGGTGATCGGTCGCTCGGTGTTCGGGCTCGATCTGGGCGAGCGGGCCGACGAGCTCGGACCCCCGGTCAAACTCGTGCTCCAGTGGCTGACCGGCCGGTCGCGAAGACCGGTGCGGGCCCCAGGTTGGCTGCCGACGCCCGCCCGGCACCGCATGCGGACATCGCTCGGCCAGATCCGGGCCGTCATCGATGAGGCGATCGACGCGGCACGGATGGATCCCGGCCGCGACGCCGGGCTGGTCACCCTGCTCCTGGCGGCCGACGACCCGGAGACGGGCGTCCGGCTGACCGACGAGCAGATCCGCGACGAGCTGTTCGTCTTCCTGATCGCCGGCCGCGACACCACCTCCACCACCCTGGCTTTCAGCCTGTGGTCGCTGGGGCGTGATCCGGTCCTGCAGGAACGGGTGGCCCAGGAGGTCAGTGGCCTGGGACCACGGGCGTTGACCGTGGACGACCTGCCCAAGCTTGCGTTCACCGCGCGCGTGATCCACGAGGCGCTTCGGCTGTGCCCGCCGGCCCCGATCATCGTGCGATCCGCGATGCAGGACGCGACCGTCGACGGCGTGCGGATTCCGGCCGGCACCCAGGTGATCGTCGGTGCCTACGCGATGCACCACGACCCCTCGCTGTGGAGCGAACCGGAACTGTTCGACCCCGACCGGTTCGCCGGTTATCGGCCGGTCGGCGACGACCGGTGGCGGTTCCTGCCGTTCGGCGCCGGGCCTCGGTCCTGCATCGGCGACCATTTCGCCATGCTCGAGACGACCCTCGGGCTGGCCACCATCATCGGCCGGACCCGGGTCGAATCGCTCGACGCCGATTTCCCGATCGGCCTGCCGTTCACCCTGACCGCGGGCGGCCCGGTACCCGCCCGCATCACCTCCCGATCCTGA
- a CDS encoding DUF1345 domain-containing protein, with amino-acid sequence MATPTGRTWTRRVPGLVGDGLVRLHEVALIVVGLGFVFVADEDELAYLGIWDLLAVLYVGIGVVVLRRSRRDPRPVTDGPVVGRFRFNFLFALVASMIGFFVAVDIAVSDNPDEYQILLNLLGVVAMILSWMLLQAGYARRYASMYVRGGGLTFPSTADPSAVDFLYFSVTIGTAFSVSDVLVTTARMRWHVLVHSTISFFYNAAVVAFALSMFAGR; translated from the coding sequence GTGGCGACACCGACGGGGCGGACCTGGACACGACGCGTGCCGGGCCTGGTCGGTGACGGCCTGGTCCGGCTGCACGAGGTGGCGTTGATCGTCGTCGGGCTCGGGTTCGTCTTCGTCGCCGACGAGGACGAACTGGCCTACCTGGGCATCTGGGACCTGCTGGCGGTCCTGTACGTCGGGATCGGCGTGGTCGTCCTGCGGCGCAGTCGCCGCGACCCCCGGCCCGTCACGGATGGGCCGGTGGTCGGCCGCTTCCGGTTCAACTTCCTGTTCGCGCTCGTCGCCAGCATGATCGGCTTCTTCGTCGCGGTCGACATCGCCGTCTCCGACAACCCGGACGAGTATCAGATCCTGCTCAACCTGCTGGGCGTCGTCGCGATGATCCTGTCCTGGATGCTGTTGCAGGCCGGGTACGCCCGGCGCTACGCCAGCATGTACGTCCGCGGCGGCGGCCTGACCTTCCCGAGCACGGCGGACCCGTCGGCGGTCGACTTCCTCTACTTCTCGGTCACCATCGGCACGGCCTTCTCGGTCTCCGACGTCCTGGTCACCACGGCCCGGATGCGCTGGCACGTGCTGGTCCATTCCACGATCAGCTTCTTCTACAACGCCGCCGTCGTCGCGTTCGCATTGAGCATGTTCGCCGGCCGCTGA
- a CDS encoding bacterial proteasome activator family protein, producing MSQPQGQRVVVIGPDGQPVGYADVPNGDGQPADGTSSPDGDGPADPADAIGEPAKVMRIGTMIKQLLEEVRAAPLDEASRARLMQVHQRSIRELETGLTPELRDELERLSLPFTEDTVPSEGELRIAQAQLVGWLEGVFHGLQAALVAQQMAARTQLEQMRRSLPPGHSDGPGSAPGPGSGQYL from the coding sequence ATGAGCCAGCCACAGGGACAGCGGGTCGTGGTGATCGGACCGGACGGTCAGCCGGTCGGTTATGCCGACGTGCCGAACGGCGACGGCCAGCCGGCCGACGGGACCTCGTCCCCGGACGGTGACGGCCCGGCCGACCCGGCCGACGCGATCGGCGAGCCGGCGAAGGTCATGCGCATCGGCACCATGATCAAGCAGCTGCTGGAGGAGGTCCGGGCGGCACCGCTGGACGAGGCCAGCCGGGCCCGGCTGATGCAGGTCCACCAGCGCTCGATCCGGGAGTTGGAGACCGGGTTGACGCCGGAGCTGCGGGACGAGCTGGAGCGCCTCTCGTTGCCCTTCACCGAGGACACCGTGCCCTCCGAAGGTGAGCTGCGGATCGCGCAGGCCCAGCTGGTCGGCTGGCTCGAAGGCGTCTTCCACGGGTTGCAGGCCGCTCTGGTCGCGCAGCAGATGGCCGCCCGCACCCAGCTGGAACAAATGCGGCGCAGCCTGCCGCCGGGGCATTCCGACGGACCCGGCTCGGCGCCGGGACCGGGCTCGGGCCAGTACCTCTGA
- a CDS encoding NAD(P)H-quinone oxidoreductase encodes MKAIVVEQPGSPARLVWREVPDPVPGAGDVLINVAASAVNRADLLQAAGHYPPPPGAPDTLGLECSGVIAQLGPDVSGWRVGDRVCALLAGGGYAQRVAVPAGQVLPVPDGVDLIEAAGLPEVACTVWSNLVLTAGLTAGRTVLIHGGGSGIGTMAIQVAVQLGARVAVTASRDAVLDRCRTLGAQVTINYAQQDFVEAIQDATDGRGADVILDPIGAKYLARNIDALADGGRLVIIGLQGGTRAELDINGLMRKRAGVIGTTLRSRPIAGPGSKSEIVERVRTDLWPLVAAGAVRPVIDSVLDLPDAAAAHARMAEGGHVGKILLRAPARVGTGTGEGAATT; translated from the coding sequence ATGAAAGCGATCGTCGTGGAGCAGCCGGGCTCGCCGGCCCGGCTGGTCTGGCGGGAGGTGCCCGACCCGGTCCCGGGCGCCGGTGACGTGCTGATAAACGTCGCCGCCAGCGCCGTCAACCGGGCCGACCTGCTGCAGGCGGCCGGTCACTATCCCCCGCCGCCGGGCGCGCCGGACACCCTGGGCCTGGAGTGCTCGGGGGTGATCGCCCAGCTCGGCCCGGACGTGTCCGGCTGGCGGGTCGGCGACCGGGTGTGCGCCCTGCTGGCCGGGGGCGGGTACGCCCAGCGGGTCGCGGTACCGGCCGGTCAGGTGCTGCCCGTGCCGGACGGGGTCGACCTGATCGAGGCAGCCGGTCTGCCCGAGGTCGCCTGCACGGTGTGGTCGAACCTGGTGCTGACGGCCGGATTGACCGCCGGCCGGACGGTGTTGATCCACGGCGGCGGATCGGGCATCGGCACCATGGCGATCCAGGTGGCCGTCCAGCTGGGCGCGCGGGTCGCGGTGACCGCGTCCCGGGACGCCGTCCTGGACCGGTGCCGCACGCTGGGCGCCCAGGTCACCATCAACTACGCGCAGCAGGACTTCGTCGAGGCCATCCAGGACGCGACCGACGGGCGGGGCGCCGACGTCATCCTCGATCCGATCGGGGCCAAGTACCTGGCCCGCAACATCGACGCGCTGGCCGACGGTGGCCGGCTGGTGATCATCGGCCTGCAGGGCGGCACCCGGGCCGAGCTGGACATCAACGGGCTGATGCGCAAGCGGGCCGGCGTCATCGGCACCACCTTGCGCTCACGGCCGATCGCCGGCCCCGGGTCCAAGAGCGAGATCGTCGAGCGGGTGCGGACCGACCTGTGGCCGCTAGTCGCGGCCGGGGCGGTGCGGCCGGTGATCGACTCGGTGCTGGACCTGCCGGACGCCGCGGCGGCGCACGCGCGCATGGCCGAGGGCGGGCATGTGGGCAAGATCCTGCTGCGCGCGCCCGCCCGGGTGGGTACCGGTACCGGCGAGGGCGCCGCGACAACGTGA
- a CDS encoding GNAT family N-acetyltransferase, with protein sequence MSTKLRTLADYWPIFGLRLASPRLVLAPLQDADLPETLDLILAGIHDRASMPFAMPWTDVPPDELVAGALRHYWSTRASATPQRWTVPFLVRRQGVAVGLQDLSGTDFAVTRTVHTGSWLGRAHQGQGLGTEMRSAVVQFAFDHLKAERADSAAFSDNPTSLAVSRKLGYRADGTAVVQRRPGERAVEQRLTLDRASFVRPGWMVQVRGLPACQAFFGT encoded by the coding sequence GTGAGCACGAAGCTACGGACGCTGGCCGACTACTGGCCCATCTTCGGGCTGCGGCTGGCCTCCCCGCGGCTGGTGCTGGCCCCGCTGCAGGATGCCGACCTGCCGGAGACCCTGGACCTGATCCTGGCCGGCATCCACGATCGCGCGTCGATGCCGTTCGCGATGCCGTGGACCGACGTGCCACCGGACGAGCTGGTCGCCGGCGCGTTGCGTCACTACTGGTCGACCCGGGCCTCGGCCACTCCGCAGCGCTGGACGGTGCCGTTCCTCGTCCGCCGCCAGGGCGTCGCGGTCGGTCTGCAGGACCTGTCGGGTACCGACTTCGCGGTCACCCGCACGGTGCACACCGGGTCCTGGCTCGGCCGGGCCCACCAGGGGCAGGGCCTGGGCACCGAGATGCGCTCCGCGGTGGTCCAGTTCGCCTTCGACCACCTCAAGGCCGAGCGGGCGGACAGTGCCGCGTTCAGCGACAACCCGACGTCGCTGGCCGTTTCCCGCAAGCTCGGGTACCGGGCGGACGGCACCGCCGTGGTGCAGCGGCGGCCGGGCGAGCGGGCGGTCGAGCAGCGGCTCACCCTGGACCGGGCCTCGTTCGTCCGGCCCGGCTGGATGGTGCAGGTCCGTGGCCTGCCCGCCTGCCAGGCCTTCTTCGGGACCTGA
- a CDS encoding GAP family protein, which yields MTGGAILAVLPLAIGLALAALPVTLIPIALAAKRPPAVARAFLLGWLLGIAVVGTVVIVLADVIVLPSGNLSWFGYIKIAIGLVLIGLAGRRWLGRPRAGEDPPVPGWLASVDAMGAGRAFGLALLLAGLNPKNLALVLAGAVTIAEATAVPAQQAAALAVFTVIGSVGVAAPPVLTLVLGDRAGPLLRSVDEWMTRQSTVIVAAVLLVLGVVLIVNGVTALR from the coding sequence GTGACCGGCGGAGCGATCCTCGCGGTGCTGCCCCTGGCCATCGGACTGGCGTTGGCGGCGCTGCCGGTCACCCTGATCCCGATCGCGCTGGCGGCCAAGCGACCCCCCGCGGTCGCCCGCGCGTTCCTGCTGGGGTGGCTGCTGGGGATCGCGGTGGTCGGCACGGTGGTGATCGTGCTGGCCGACGTGATCGTGCTGCCGTCGGGCAACCTTTCCTGGTTCGGCTACATAAAGATCGCCATCGGCCTGGTGCTGATCGGGCTGGCCGGCCGCCGCTGGCTGGGCCGTCCGCGGGCCGGCGAGGATCCGCCCGTCCCCGGCTGGCTGGCCAGCGTCGATGCGATGGGCGCCGGCCGGGCGTTCGGCCTGGCGTTGCTGCTGGCCGGCCTGAACCCGAAGAACCTGGCCCTGGTGCTGGCCGGGGCCGTGACCATCGCCGAGGCGACCGCGGTCCCGGCCCAGCAGGCGGCGGCGCTGGCCGTGTTCACCGTGATCGGCAGCGTCGGGGTGGCCGCGCCGCCGGTGCTGACGCTCGTCCTCGGGGACCGCGCCGGCCCGCTGCTGCGGTCGGTGGATGAATGGATGACCCGGCAGAGCACCGTCATCGTGGCCGCGGTGCTGCTGGTGCTGGGCGTCGTGCTGATCGTCAACGGCGTCACCGCCCTGCGCTGA